A single window of Methylocella tundrae DNA harbors:
- a CDS encoding amino acid ABC transporter permease: MAEKAGFLTPGGDGPGHARRHPALALWYDAKARAALIQLAFVIGFAALAAMAFLDVRDNMQARGIATDFSFLGKVAGFDINQSLIPYSAASTYGRAFVVGLLNTCLVGALGLIFATIIGFSVGFARLSKNWIVARCAMAYVEALRNVPLLLQLLFWYNAVLKPLPPPRESLELPFGLFLNNRGLFAPEPVFGGGAVWILLAALVSCLGAIALRSMPARRKFGSDRAAFLSGVAAALLLVLPLAAFVLAGNPIDFVRPELRGFNFSGGVRLLPEFVALVLGLSLYTGAFIAEIVRAGVEAVPRGQREAAAALGLSAPDANRLIIAPQAMRLIIPLLTSQYLNLIKNSSLAVFIGYPDLVQIFAGTVLNQTGAAVQVIFITMAVYLAISLLASLAMNLYARRFALKER, translated from the coding sequence GTGGCGGAGAAGGCCGGGTTTCTGACGCCGGGCGGAGACGGGCCCGGCCATGCGCGGCGCCATCCGGCGCTTGCGCTTTGGTATGACGCCAAAGCGAGAGCCGCGCTGATCCAGCTCGCCTTCGTCATTGGCTTCGCGGCTCTTGCGGCGATGGCTTTCCTTGATGTCCGCGACAATATGCAGGCGCGGGGCATAGCGACGGACTTCAGCTTCCTTGGCAAAGTCGCTGGTTTTGACATTAACCAGAGCCTGATTCCCTATAGCGCCGCCTCGACCTATGGACGCGCCTTTGTCGTCGGCCTCCTGAACACATGCCTCGTCGGCGCGCTGGGCCTGATCTTCGCCACCATCATCGGCTTTTCCGTCGGATTCGCGCGGCTTTCAAAGAACTGGATCGTCGCCAGATGCGCGATGGCCTATGTCGAAGCCTTGCGCAATGTGCCGCTGCTGCTCCAGTTGTTGTTCTGGTACAACGCCGTTCTGAAGCCGCTGCCGCCGCCGCGCGAGTCGCTCGAATTGCCTTTTGGCCTGTTTCTCAACAATCGCGGGCTTTTCGCGCCTGAGCCCGTGTTTGGCGGCGGGGCGGTCTGGATCCTCCTCGCGGCGCTTGTCAGTTGCCTCGGCGCGATTGCGCTGCGCTCCATGCCGGCGCGCAGAAAGTTCGGTAGCGATCGCGCCGCTTTTCTCAGCGGCGTCGCCGCGGCGTTGCTGCTCGTGCTTCCCCTCGCCGCTTTCGTCCTCGCCGGAAATCCGATCGATTTCGTGCGGCCGGAGTTGCGGGGGTTCAATTTCAGCGGCGGCGTTCGCCTGCTGCCGGAATTTGTCGCGCTGGTTTTGGGCTTGAGTCTTTATACGGGCGCCTTCATCGCCGAGATCGTGCGCGCCGGCGTCGAGGCGGTGCCGCGCGGCCAGCGCGAGGCGGCGGCGGCGCTCGGCCTTTCCGCGCCGGACGCGAACCGCCTCATTATCGCGCCGCAAGCGATGCGCCTCATCATTCCGCTGCTCACCAGCCAATATCTGAACCTCATCAAGAATTCGTCCCTCGCGGTGTTCATCGGCTATCCCGATCTCGTGCAGATCTTCGCGGGAACGGTGCTGAACCAGACCGGCGCGGCGGTGCAGGTGATCTTCATCACCATGGCGGTCTATCTTGCGATCTCGCTTCTGGCTTCGCTGGCGATGAATCTCTACGCCCGGCGCTTCGCGTTGAAGGAGCGCTGA
- a CDS encoding amino acid ABC transporter permease, which produces MAAARLRATGREAFYLRRESVAARPPPDVRPSLASAIRSNLFDGWRASLLTIGALALIGLFLPALLRFLVFDAVWSAPNGDLCRAPGAGACWAFIGQKLPYFTYGSYPLAERWRVDVTLIIGAGLIVWLLWLDASRRLTAAILFFGVYPILSFILLHGAPWAGLPRVDSDLWGGIFVSLLVAIVGIVVSLPLGILLALGRRSALPALSIACASFIEIVRGVPMITVLFMANTMLPLFVPEDLAPDRLVRPLIGVALFASAYMAEVVRGGLQAMPKGQFEGAQALGFGRWQMLRLIILPQALRHVIPGIVNTFIGLFKDTTLVAVVGIFDFLRTVDSARLDPVWAGPTISTTGYIFAALFYFVFCFGMSRYSLFVERRLSLARDR; this is translated from the coding sequence ATGGCCGCCGCCAGACTTCGAGCCACAGGCCGGGAGGCCTTTTATCTCAGGCGCGAGAGCGTCGCCGCCCGTCCGCCGCCGGACGTCAGGCCGAGCCTTGCCTCGGCGATCAGAAGCAATCTCTTCGATGGCTGGCGCGCGAGCCTTCTGACCATTGGCGCTTTGGCGTTGATCGGGCTCTTTCTGCCGGCGCTTTTGCGCTTTCTCGTGTTTGACGCGGTCTGGTCCGCGCCCAACGGCGATCTCTGCCGCGCGCCCGGCGCCGGAGCCTGCTGGGCGTTCATTGGGCAAAAGCTTCCCTATTTCACCTATGGCTCCTATCCGCTGGCGGAACGCTGGCGCGTCGACGTGACGCTGATCATCGGCGCCGGCCTGATCGTCTGGTTGCTTTGGCTCGACGCCTCGCGCCGTTTGACGGCGGCGATTCTCTTTTTCGGCGTCTATCCTATTCTGTCCTTCATTCTGCTGCATGGAGCGCCTTGGGCAGGCCTGCCGCGCGTTGATTCCGATCTCTGGGGCGGCATTTTCGTGAGCCTTCTCGTCGCCATCGTCGGCATCGTCGTCTCGCTGCCGCTTGGAATTCTCCTCGCGCTCGGGCGTCGTTCGGCCTTGCCCGCGCTCAGCATCGCCTGCGCGAGCTTCATCGAGATCGTGCGCGGCGTCCCGATGATCACGGTCCTGTTCATGGCTAACACGATGCTGCCGCTGTTCGTGCCTGAGGATCTGGCCCCTGACAGGCTCGTGCGCCCGCTTATCGGCGTCGCGCTTTTCGCCTCGGCCTATATGGCGGAAGTCGTGCGCGGCGGCTTGCAAGCCATGCCCAAAGGCCAGTTCGAGGGCGCGCAGGCGCTCGGCTTCGGCCGCTGGCAGATGCTGCGGCTGATCATCCTGCCGCAGGCGCTCCGGCATGTCATCCCCGGCATCGTCAACACCTTTATTGGCCTCTTCAAGGATACGACCCTCGTCGCCGTCGTCGGCATCTTCGACTTTCTACGAACAGTCGATTCGGCGCGGCTCGATCCTGTCTGGGCGGGGCCTACCATTTCAACGACAGGCTATATTTTCGCGGCGCTGTTCTATTTTGTGTTCTGTTTCGGCATGTCGCGCTATTCGCTCTTTGTCGAGCGGCGCCTGTCGCTGGCAAGAGATCGCTAA
- a CDS encoding amino acid ABC transporter ATP-binding protein — protein MTDEDRSGAASTEQSIAIEMIAVNKWFGAYHALRDIDLLVERGERIVICGPSGSGKSTLIRCVNGLEAHESGRIIVEGTELTSDLRQIHEVRREVGMVFQHFNLFPHLTILENCTLAPIHVLKMDRAEAEAVAMHYLGKVQIPEQADKYPGQLSGGQQQRVAIARALCMNPKIMLFDEPTSALDPEMVKEVLETMVQLARDGMTMLCVTHEMAFARQVADRVIFMDAGAIVEINRPEAFFSSPKHPRTKLFLGQIL, from the coding sequence ATGACCGATGAGGACAGGTCCGGCGCCGCGTCGACGGAACAATCCATCGCGATCGAGATGATCGCCGTCAACAAATGGTTCGGCGCCTATCACGCGCTGCGCGACATTGACCTCTTGGTGGAGCGCGGCGAGCGCATCGTCATTTGCGGCCCCTCCGGCTCCGGCAAATCCACATTGATCCGCTGCGTCAACGGGCTCGAGGCGCATGAGAGCGGCCGCATTATCGTGGAGGGAACCGAACTCACGAGTGATCTGCGCCAGATTCACGAGGTGCGCCGCGAGGTCGGCATGGTGTTCCAGCATTTCAATCTGTTTCCGCATCTGACGATCCTGGAAAACTGCACGCTTGCGCCGATCCATGTGCTCAAAATGGATCGCGCGGAGGCGGAAGCGGTCGCCATGCACTATCTCGGCAAGGTTCAGATCCCCGAGCAGGCCGACAAATATCCAGGTCAATTATCCGGCGGCCAGCAGCAGCGCGTCGCCATCGCGCGCGCGCTCTGCATGAATCCGAAAATCATGCTGTTTGACGAGCCGACCTCGGCGCTCGATCCCGAAATGGTCAAGGAGGTCCTGGAGACTATGGTGCAATTGGCGCGCGACGGCATGACCATGCTCTGCGTCACGCATGAAATGGCTTTCGCCCGTCAGGTCGCCGATCGGGTGATTTTCATGGACGCCGGGGCAATCGTCGAGATCAATCGCCCCGAAGCGTTTTTTTCCTCCCCCAAACATCCCCGCACCAAGCTTTTCTTAGGGCAAATATTATAG
- a CDS encoding cupin-like domain-containing protein, whose amino-acid sequence MLTMPPSARVAEKWTTVDPIEECRQALHKKAFAVHHPLAGHPLFSIEALAAAAERAAKRSGDLYADVGDLSLTDKWGSVPAPTMPIPEIIERIETAGAWIVLKHVEVDPAYKRLLDEYEAFVREIAGPEGSKLLTNAEMLVFITSPNRKTPYHFDAEVNFLVQITGSKNLWVCDPNDRSVTTEEEIEQYYGVSISAGTYKPHAEEVARQFTLHPGDAVHIPTHGAHWVQNHNEVSVSLSLNMEFPNWLQADVYRANHYLRRLGLSPRSPGQSIVADRSKAAMIHAMRAARKNARRLLRR is encoded by the coding sequence ATGCTGACCATGCCCCCGTCAGCCCGTGTGGCTGAAAAATGGACGACGGTCGATCCGATCGAGGAATGCCGCCAGGCGCTGCACAAGAAGGCCTTTGCAGTTCATCATCCCCTTGCCGGCCATCCACTGTTCAGCATTGAAGCTTTAGCCGCGGCGGCGGAGCGGGCTGCGAAACGGAGCGGCGACCTTTACGCCGATGTCGGCGATCTTTCACTGACCGATAAATGGGGCTCCGTTCCGGCGCCCACCATGCCGATTCCCGAGATTATCGAACGAATTGAAACGGCCGGCGCATGGATCGTGCTGAAACATGTGGAGGTCGATCCGGCCTATAAGCGGCTTCTCGACGAATATGAGGCTTTCGTGCGCGAAATCGCGGGGCCCGAAGGCTCAAAGCTTCTGACCAACGCCGAAATGCTGGTGTTCATCACATCGCCGAACCGCAAAACGCCCTATCATTTCGACGCCGAGGTCAATTTTCTCGTGCAGATCACCGGATCGAAAAATCTTTGGGTCTGTGATCCAAATGATCGCAGCGTCACAACGGAAGAAGAGATCGAGCAATATTACGGCGTGTCGATATCGGCGGGGACCTATAAGCCGCACGCAGAAGAGGTGGCTCGGCAATTTACGCTTCATCCGGGCGACGCCGTGCACATTCCGACGCATGGCGCCCATTGGGTGCAAAACCACAATGAGGTGTCGGTCTCGCTGAGCCTCAATATGGAATTTCCGAACTGGCTGCAGGCGGATGTCTACCGCGCGAACCACTATCTGCGCCGTCTCGGCCTGTCGCCGCGTTCGCCCGGACAATCGATCGTCGCCGACCGTTCCAAGGCGGCGATGATCCACGCCATGCGAGCCGCCAGAAAAAACGCGAGGCGGCTCCTCCGGCGCTGA
- the dnaE gene encoding DNA polymerase III subunit alpha translates to MSLSRIEADVGFVHLHVHSSYSLREGAMGIGKLAKFACADKMPALAITDTNNLFGALEFSEKLAKEGVQPIAGLQITLDFGDGATLAPRGEETGAGRASVVLLARNEAGYLNLMHIASRAWLDPEPGETPHVALARLRGHTEGLIALSGGPGGPLDRAFALNRPEQATLRAEALQELFPDCFYVELQRHNLPSEREIEPRLLDLAYRRSLPLVATNEAYFAAASDYEAHDALICIAEGAVVGDGARRQLSPEHRFKTRSEMIALFADLPEATRNTVEIARRCAYRPLTRKPLLPRFSATGAFEEEAAALRAEAEAGLEARIAAHGLTPGFTTEQYRARLSFELDVIVKMKFPGYFLIVSDFIKYAKAQGIPVGPGRGSGAGSLVAYALTITDLDPIRFGLLFERFLNPERVSMPDFDIDFCQDRRDEVIAYVRRRYGVDKVAQIITFGSFLARGVMRNVGRVLEMPLGQVDRLAKLVPQNPAAPVSLKQAIDTEPRLKEAAEAEPRVAKMLQIAQTLEGLYSNASTHAAGIVIGDRPLEELVPLYRDPKSDMPATQYNMKWVEPAGLVKFDFLGLKTLTTLSTCVKLLARRGIAVEIDKIPLDDAKTYEMLGRGETVGVFQLESAGMRKALVEMRADRFEDIIALVALYRPGPMANIPRYCAVKAGEEEADYIHPKIEQVLKETFGVIIYQEQVMQIAQILSGYSLGEADLLRRAMGKKIKAEMDAQRDRFVRGAIDNGLNKAKANEIFDLLAKFADYGFNKSHAAAYALIAYQTAWFKANYPLEFLAASMTLEKSNTDKLAEFSNEVRRLKGRVEPPSIQRSGVDFEVHPDASGELSIRYALGAIKGVGEGHAEAMVSARGENPFRDFADLAGRVDPRGINKRMLESLVAAGAFDELEPDRARVFGAIEAVLAYAHRRDEERRAGQSALFGAGADAQLPLPKAKPWTLADRLQREFDSVGFFLSGHPLDAYAAVLSRLRVQRWTDFARSVKQGASGGRLAATVLDRQERRTKSGSKMGIVQLSDQSGQYEAILFQEGLNQYRDLLEKGASLLLGLQASADGEDVRARIVSAEPLDLAASRVQKGLRIFVADDRPLPEIKQNLRPQGDGEVALILQTSTGEVELKLPGKYLVSAQAAGLLKAIPGIIGVEHV, encoded by the coding sequence ATGTCTTTAAGCCGCATCGAGGCCGACGTCGGCTTTGTGCACCTTCATGTCCATAGCTCTTATTCCCTGCGCGAAGGCGCGATGGGCATCGGCAAGCTCGCCAAATTCGCTTGCGCCGACAAAATGCCGGCGCTGGCGATCACCGACACCAACAATCTCTTCGGCGCGCTCGAATTTTCCGAAAAGCTGGCGAAAGAGGGCGTGCAGCCGATCGCAGGACTGCAGATCACGCTCGATTTCGGCGATGGCGCGACGCTCGCCCCGCGCGGAGAGGAGACCGGCGCCGGGCGCGCTTCAGTCGTTCTCCTCGCCAGGAACGAAGCCGGCTATCTGAATTTGATGCATATCGCCTCCCGCGCGTGGCTTGATCCAGAGCCCGGCGAGACGCCTCACGTCGCGCTTGCGCGCTTGCGCGGCCACACCGAAGGTCTGATTGCGCTGTCCGGCGGCCCAGGCGGCCCGCTCGACCGCGCCTTCGCTCTCAATCGCCCCGAACAGGCCACTTTGCGCGCAGAGGCGCTTCAAGAACTTTTCCCGGATTGCTTCTACGTCGAGCTTCAGCGGCACAATCTGCCGTCCGAACGCGAGATTGAGCCGCGCCTCCTCGATCTCGCCTATCGCCGCTCCCTTCCGCTCGTCGCAACAAACGAGGCCTATTTCGCCGCCGCGTCCGATTATGAGGCTCATGACGCCCTGATCTGCATTGCCGAGGGCGCGGTCGTCGGTGATGGCGCGCGCCGCCAGCTCTCGCCCGAGCACCGCTTCAAGACCCGCTCGGAGATGATCGCTCTCTTCGCCGATCTGCCCGAGGCGACCCGCAACACCGTCGAAATCGCGCGGCGCTGCGCTTATCGGCCGCTGACGCGCAAGCCGCTGCTGCCGCGTTTTTCCGCGACTGGCGCGTTCGAGGAAGAGGCGGCCGCGCTGCGCGCTGAGGCCGAGGCGGGGCTTGAGGCCCGCATCGCCGCGCATGGTCTGACGCCCGGATTTACGACCGAGCAATATCGCGCGCGGCTGTCTTTCGAACTCGACGTTATCGTCAAAATGAAGTTTCCGGGCTATTTTCTGATCGTCTCTGATTTTATCAAATACGCCAAGGCGCAAGGCATTCCGGTCGGCCCGGGCCGCGGCTCGGGAGCGGGATCGCTCGTCGCTTACGCGCTGACCATCACCGATCTCGATCCGATCCGCTTCGGCCTCCTGTTCGAGCGCTTTCTCAATCCCGAACGCGTTTCGATGCCGGATTTCGACATCGACTTCTGCCAGGACCGCCGCGACGAGGTGATCGCCTATGTCCGGCGTCGCTATGGCGTGGACAAGGTCGCGCAGATCATAACCTTCGGCTCCTTTCTGGCGCGCGGCGTGATGCGCAATGTCGGCCGCGTGCTCGAAATGCCGCTCGGCCAGGTCGATCGGCTGGCCAAGCTCGTGCCGCAGAACCCGGCGGCGCCCGTCAGCCTGAAACAGGCGATCGACACCGAGCCGCGCCTGAAAGAAGCCGCCGAAGCTGAGCCTCGCGTCGCCAAAATGCTGCAGATCGCTCAGACGCTGGAAGGGCTCTACTCCAACGCCTCCACCCATGCGGCCGGCATCGTCATCGGCGACCGCCCGCTCGAAGAACTCGTGCCGCTCTATCGCGATCCGAAATCCGACATGCCGGCGACCCAGTACAATATGAAATGGGTCGAGCCGGCCGGCCTCGTGAAATTCGATTTTCTGGGCCTCAAGACGCTGACGACGCTATCCACATGCGTCAAGCTTCTGGCCCGGCGCGGCATTGCGGTCGAAATCGACAAGATCCCCCTCGATGACGCAAAAACCTATGAAATGCTGGGGCGCGGCGAGACGGTCGGCGTGTTCCAGCTGGAAAGCGCCGGCATGCGCAAGGCGCTCGTCGAGATGCGCGCGGACCGCTTCGAGGACATCATCGCGCTTGTCGCCCTCTACCGGCCGGGACCGATGGCCAATATCCCGCGCTATTGCGCCGTGAAGGCGGGCGAGGAGGAGGCCGACTACATCCACCCCAAGATCGAGCAGGTCCTGAAGGAGACTTTCGGCGTCATCATCTATCAGGAACAGGTGATGCAGATCGCGCAGATCCTCTCCGGCTATTCGCTCGGCGAAGCCGATCTCCTGCGCCGCGCCATGGGCAAAAAGATCAAGGCCGAGATGGACGCCCAGCGCGACCGCTTCGTGCGCGGCGCCATTGATAATGGGCTGAACAAGGCCAAGGCCAACGAAATCTTCGATCTGCTCGCCAAATTCGCTGATTACGGCTTCAACAAGAGCCATGCGGCGGCCTATGCGCTGATCGCCTATCAGACCGCCTGGTTCAAGGCCAATTACCCGCTGGAATTTCTGGCCGCCTCCATGACGCTGGAAAAATCCAACACCGATAAGCTCGCCGAATTTTCAAACGAGGTCCGCCGCCTGAAAGGGCGCGTCGAGCCGCCCTCGATCCAGCGCTCGGGCGTTGATTTCGAGGTTCATCCCGACGCTTCCGGCGAACTTTCCATCCGCTACGCGCTCGGCGCCATCAAGGGCGTCGGCGAAGGCCACGCCGAGGCGATGGTTTCCGCGCGGGGCGAGAATCCGTTCCGGGATTTTGCCGATCTCGCCGGGCGTGTCGATCCGCGCGGGATCAACAAGCGCATGCTCGAAAGCCTCGTCGCGGCGGGCGCCTTTGACGAGCTGGAGCCCGACCGCGCCCGCGTTTTTGGCGCCATCGAAGCGGTCCTCGCCTATGCCCACCGGCGCGACGAGGAGCGCCGCGCCGGCCAGAGCGCACTCTTTGGCGCAGGCGCCGACGCGCAATTGCCGCTGCCGAAAGCAAAACCCTGGACGCTCGCCGACCGGCTTCAGCGCGAATTCGACTCCGTCGGGTTTTTTCTCTCCGGCCATCCGCTGGACGCCTATGCCGCCGTGCTGAGCCGGTTGCGCGTGCAGCGCTGGACGGATTTTGCCCGCTCGGTCAAACAGGGGGCGTCCGGGGGGCGGCTCGCCGCCACCGTGCTCGACCGGCAGGAGCGGCGCACCAAATCCGGCTCGAAAATGGGGATCGTGCAGCTCTCCGATCAGTCCGGCCAGTATGAGGCGATCCTGTTTCAGGAGGGCCTCAACCAATATCGCGACCTTCTGGAAAAAGGCGCTTCGCTCCTGCTCGGCCTGCAGGCCAGCGCCGATGGGGAGGACGTTCGCGCCCGCATCGTCTCCGCCGAACCTTTGGACCTCGCCGCGAGCCGTGTGCAAAAAGGCTTGAGGATCTTCGTCGCCGACGATCGGCCATTGCCCGAGATCAAGCAGAACCTCCGCCCCCAGGGCGACGGCGAGGTTGCGCTGATCCTGCAAACGTCAACAGGCGAAGTGGAGCTAAAGCTGCCCGGCAAATATCTGGTGTCGGCGCAGGCGGCGGGGCTGCTCAAGGCGATTCCGGGCATCATCGGCGTGGAGCATGTGTGA
- a CDS encoding DUF2946 family protein, whose product MTGRLGRLGNIGRIAACVAAYALVLQVVLTSALAASIPAAQFSGLGRLCLSSNSSPSDGESGHLKSHCPLCVLRVAAAALPPPPPTPIIDRIAVEFHFRAVLRSSLRVFEPRSACQPRAPPAQA is encoded by the coding sequence ATGACTGGGCGGTTGGGGCGGTTAGGAAACATCGGGCGGATTGCCGCTTGCGTGGCCGCCTATGCGCTTGTTTTACAGGTTGTCCTGACGAGCGCGCTTGCCGCCAGCATTCCGGCGGCCCAATTCAGCGGCCTCGGCCGTCTCTGTCTCAGCAGCAATTCATCGCCGAGCGACGGTGAGAGCGGCCACCTAAAATCCCATTGCCCGCTGTGCGTATTGCGTGTGGCCGCCGCGGCGCTGCCTCCCCCTCCGCCCACGCCGATCATCGACCGCATCGCCGTAGAATTTCATTTCCGGGCTGTCTTGCGCAGCTCGCTTCGTGTCTTTGAGCCTCGTTCCGCCTGTCAGCCGCGCGCTCCTCCGGCGCAGGCGTAA
- a CDS encoding TonB-dependent receptor gives MQTSSISRGRAALRLTSALVRPSLALMCFNSLFVAAAAAQAGQDLPTVVVRSGLPRATDDGSSYGPFIPADATTISGADAAKADLWSSDSASLIKDIPGGGAWGAGGVSSLPTVNGMGADRVQVSINSMLFAPACPNQMNPPLSFVNPAMVSSMRVYNAAAPVSAGGDYTGARVDVAVAPPIFASGPEWITSGSISGFFRSNGASYGVNENTTVSNADTSIAFSGGWARSGDYTAGNGMKIKSTLYETQNYALSVAKKVQDGLLSVEVGGQAIPYQGYPNQYMDMVDNHSFYVNGRYEGLFDWGKLETTAFFNHVRHTMGFLEPDKSGDMPMDTKSTDAGYTIKGTIRISAQDLIRIGNELYYNNLDDWWPPVSNSAMMGPDAFVNINNGQRTRVGTFAEWERHWDAPWTTVFGLRNDVVMMNTGDVQGYNTMMYGASAAAFNALNHARTDVNIDGSALIRYEPDQVSLYELGFARKTRSPNLYERYSWSTSAMAMKMIGWFGDGNGYVGNINLAPEKANTVSFTAAWRDPDRKAWEFKVSPYYSYVEDYIDADRCALSGCLANLPANLTTTNNFVYLQFANHDAWLYGVNLDGKLALWDTDTFGQGGFRGNLNFVRGQRTDGVNLYHMMPVNATLAIDQTYAAWNSSLELQLVGSKTLVSQVRNELATSAYALFNFRVGYQWEAVRIDFGIDNIFNQNYDLPLGGANLVNYRETSMMGTSSIYGYPVAGPGRSFNTRLSVKF, from the coding sequence ATGCAAACCTCGTCCATTAGCCGCGGTCGCGCGGCCTTGCGTCTCACAAGCGCGCTCGTGCGCCCATCGCTTGCCCTTATGTGTTTCAACTCACTCTTTGTCGCCGCGGCTGCCGCCCAGGCCGGGCAGGATCTCCCGACCGTGGTCGTCCGCTCAGGTCTGCCGCGGGCGACTGACGACGGCTCTTCCTACGGCCCGTTCATTCCGGCGGATGCGACAACGATCTCCGGCGCCGACGCCGCCAAAGCGGATCTTTGGAGCAGCGACTCAGCATCCTTGATCAAGGACATCCCAGGCGGCGGGGCCTGGGGCGCAGGCGGCGTGTCGAGTCTGCCGACCGTTAACGGCATGGGCGCCGACCGCGTTCAGGTGTCTATCAACAGCATGCTGTTCGCTCCAGCCTGTCCGAACCAGATGAATCCGCCGCTCTCTTTCGTCAATCCGGCGATGGTTTCCAGCATGCGCGTTTATAACGCCGCCGCACCCGTGAGCGCTGGCGGCGACTACACGGGGGCGAGGGTTGACGTCGCCGTGGCGCCGCCGATCTTCGCGTCCGGCCCAGAATGGATCACGAGCGGAAGCATCTCCGGATTTTTCCGCAGCAACGGCGCCTCTTACGGCGTGAACGAGAACACCACCGTGTCCAACGCGGATACGAGCATTGCCTTTAGCGGCGGTTGGGCGCGCAGCGGCGACTACACAGCCGGCAACGGGATGAAAATCAAATCCACCTTGTACGAAACGCAAAATTACGCGCTCAGCGTTGCGAAAAAGGTCCAGGACGGCCTCCTTTCGGTGGAGGTCGGCGGCCAGGCCATTCCCTATCAGGGCTATCCTAATCAATATATGGACATGGTCGATAATCACAGCTTCTACGTCAACGGACGTTATGAAGGCCTGTTTGACTGGGGCAAGCTTGAGACGACGGCGTTCTTCAATCACGTCCGGCACACGATGGGCTTTCTTGAGCCCGACAAGAGCGGCGATATGCCGATGGACACAAAGAGCACCGACGCCGGATATACGATCAAGGGCACGATCCGGATATCGGCGCAGGACCTCATCAGAATCGGCAACGAACTTTACTATAACAATCTCGACGACTGGTGGCCCCCTGTCTCCAACTCGGCGATGATGGGACCGGACGCCTTCGTCAACATCAACAACGGACAGCGCACGCGCGTTGGGACCTTCGCTGAGTGGGAGCGACATTGGGACGCGCCGTGGACAACCGTCTTCGGGTTGCGAAACGACGTTGTGATGATGAACACGGGCGACGTTCAGGGCTACAACACAATGATGTACGGCGCCTCGGCCGCCGCCTTCAACGCCCTCAATCATGCGCGGACCGACGTCAACATCGACGGGTCGGCCCTGATCCGATATGAGCCCGATCAGGTGAGCCTTTATGAGCTCGGCTTTGCGCGCAAGACGCGCTCGCCCAATCTCTATGAACGTTACAGCTGGTCGACGAGCGCCATGGCGATGAAGATGATCGGCTGGTTTGGCGACGGCAACGGCTACGTTGGCAACATCAACCTCGCGCCGGAGAAGGCCAATACGGTCAGTTTCACTGCGGCGTGGCGCGACCCCGACAGGAAGGCGTGGGAGTTCAAGGTTTCTCCCTATTACAGCTATGTTGAGGATTACATCGACGCCGACCGCTGCGCGCTCTCCGGCTGCCTTGCGAATCTTCCCGCAAATCTGACCACGACAAACAACTTCGTGTATCTGCAGTTCGCCAACCATGACGCCTGGCTCTACGGCGTAAACCTCGATGGAAAACTGGCGCTCTGGGATACCGACACATTCGGCCAGGGGGGCTTCCGGGGGAACCTGAATTTCGTGCGGGGTCAGCGCACGGATGGCGTCAACCTCTACCACATGATGCCTGTGAACGCGACGCTGGCGATAGATCAGACCTACGCCGCCTGGAACTCGAGCCTCGAACTCCAGCTCGTCGGGTCGAAGACCCTGGTGAGCCAGGTTCGAAACGAACTCGCAACATCAGCTTACGCTCTCTTCAATTTTCGCGTGGGCTATCAATGGGAGGCGGTCAGGATAGATTTCGGCATCGACAATATCTTCAACCAGAACTACGACCTGCCGTTGGGCGGAGCCAATCTCGTAAATTACCGAGAAACCTCCATGATGGGAACGTCGTCCATCTATGGCTATCCGGTAGCCGGGCCGGGCCGCTCATTCAATACGCGTCTGTCTGTAAAGTTTTAA
- a CDS encoding DNA-3-methyladenine glycosylase, with protein sequence MAIGRALARPELPVDTVSLARHLIGKAVVRELPEGVASGRIVETEAYVVGDAAGHAYRGMTRRNQSLYLERGHAYIYFAYGSSYMLNVSSETPGIGTGVLIRALEPLEGIPIMRLNRGVERLRDLARGPGRLTAALRIDRRLDGLDLCREGPLWLGCGDDEPGEIGQSIRIGISRDANRLLRFYLRDNPFVSGPRSLNE encoded by the coding sequence ATGGCCATCGGCCGCGCGCTCGCCCGCCCGGAGTTGCCGGTTGATACGGTCTCTCTCGCCCGCCATCTCATTGGCAAGGCAGTGGTGCGGGAGTTGCCTGAAGGCGTCGCGAGCGGTCGTATTGTTGAGACCGAGGCGTATGTCGTCGGCGACGCCGCCGGGCACGCCTACCGCGGGATGACCCGGCGCAATCAGTCGCTGTATCTCGAGCGTGGCCACGCCTACATCTATTTCGCCTACGGCAGCTCATACATGCTGAATGTCTCGAGCGAGACGCCCGGGATCGGAACCGGCGTCCTGATCAGGGCGCTCGAACCGCTCGAGGGCATCCCGATCATGCGGCTCAATCGCGGCGTCGAGCGCCTGCGCGACCTGGCGCGAGGACCCGGAAGGCTCACCGCGGCGTTGCGGATTGATCGTCGGCTCGACGGGCTCGATCTTTGCCGGGAAGGCCCTCTATGGCTCGGATGCGGCGACGACGAACCCGGCGAAATCGGGCAGAGCATCAGGATCGGCATTTCGCGGGATGCGAACCGCCTCCTGCGATTTTATCTTCGGGACAATCCGTTCGTCAGCGGTCCAAGATCGCTCAACGAATAA